From Psychroflexus torquis ATCC 700755, the proteins below share one genomic window:
- a CDS encoding acetyl-CoA carboxylase carboxyltransferase subunit alpha, whose product MEYLDFELPIKALQEQFEKACEIGQDSEVDVTETCKQIKLKLDNKKKEIYSNLNAWQRVQLSRHPNRPYTLDYINAICGNTFMELHGDRNFGDDKAMIGGLGKINEQSFMFIGQQKGYNTKTRQYRNFGMANPEGYRKALRLMKKAEKFNLPIVSFIDTPGAFPGLEAEERGQGEAIARNIMEMSQLKVPVIVIIIGEGASGGALGIAVGDTVMMLENTWYSVISPESCSSILWRSWENKQTAAEALKLTATDMKKLKIIDKIIKEPLGGAHSNREKTFEIVTKTILAELEELKKLSPEELVQKRMQKFVDIGVYNE is encoded by the coding sequence ATGGAATATTTAGATTTTGAATTACCGATTAAAGCCCTTCAAGAGCAATTCGAAAAGGCTTGCGAAATAGGTCAAGATAGTGAGGTAGACGTCACAGAGACTTGCAAGCAGATCAAACTTAAACTAGATAATAAAAAGAAAGAAATCTATTCCAATCTTAATGCTTGGCAAAGAGTTCAATTATCTAGACATCCTAATAGACCCTACACCCTAGATTATATCAACGCTATTTGTGGCAACACCTTTATGGAACTGCATGGCGATAGAAACTTTGGCGACGACAAAGCTATGATCGGCGGACTTGGTAAAATCAATGAACAAAGTTTTATGTTTATTGGTCAACAAAAAGGGTACAACACCAAAACCCGCCAGTACCGAAACTTTGGAATGGCCAATCCAGAAGGTTATCGAAAGGCCTTACGTTTGATGAAAAAAGCTGAAAAGTTCAATTTACCAATTGTCAGTTTTATAGATACCCCTGGAGCCTTTCCAGGACTTGAAGCAGAAGAGCGAGGACAGGGTGAAGCTATTGCCAGAAACATCATGGAAATGAGTCAACTTAAGGTTCCCGTTATCGTGATCATTATTGGAGAAGGCGCTAGTGGAGGAGCCTTAGGAATAGCTGTTGGAGACACAGTAATGATGCTAGAAAACACTTGGTATTCTGTGATTTCTCCAGAATCTTGTTCTTCTATCTTATGGAGAAGCTGGGAAAATAAGCAAACGGCCGCCGAAGCTTTAAAGCTAACAGCAACCGATATGAAGAAATTGAAAATTATCGATAAAATTATCAAAGAACCTCTTGGAGGTGCACATAGCAATAGAGAAAAAACTTTTGAAATTGTAACGAAGACTATTCTTGCAGAATTAGAAGAATTGAAAAAGTTATCCCCAGAAGAATTAGTGCAAAAACGGATGCAAAAATTTGTTGATATAGGAGTTTACAATGAGTAA